Proteins from a genomic interval of Oncorhynchus clarkii lewisi isolate Uvic-CL-2024 chromosome 13, UVic_Ocla_1.0, whole genome shotgun sequence:
- the LOC139424618 gene encoding tensin-4-like: MPIAGAMSHIIPNHILRVGQSTCLDSAREVALGCSPSAMMDPNGSCSEQDDLDISLDNLNQLILELDPTFDPIYFNKRSQSSSLHTDDFSPDEDVSSCVARGCAPRHISTSVSPSCSIPIPLSSASGSRCSPQGSLVFSDASSRPPLPCGSVVRRRLPSTQGGEAGMCSSPVTLRMSHSHRNSAVSMISTSPGSETSYMMGSYQSLLSDSEGDSPESLLLYRTSSSYSDVSRSSTRPFTNKRSPTGPSPLGHFQGIHSSPASLAGSLTDIPVVLVNGAPERVLSPQSPPEAMVPDRQIKQRPSSRPSSPSPSHSLQGHFQGNQHSMKFVMDTSQFWFRPHINRVQAEAIVIDKEPGTFVVRDSTSFRGSFGLAMKVDQAPVNISPTGQPVEGSSDLVRHFLIESSAKGVRIKGSSQEPYFGSLSALVFQHTVTPYALPCKLLLQSHDLNKGQEETNDRSAPEDKTKTACNFLYLSAIPTETLTGPCAVQKAVSSTFTMDLSTITPTIVNLKVSPKGVTLTDIQRKLFFRRHYPAHMLSYSGEDPDKRLWHKSSKPARIFGIVAKGTEAGRENVCHVFAEYDPLQPCNPTIELTQGIIFKS; encoded by the exons ATGCCTATAGCTGGAGCCATGTCCCACATAATACCCAATCACATTCTGAGGGTGGGTCAGAGTACCTGCCTGGACTCTGCTCGTGAGGTAGCTCTGGGGTGCAGTCCGAGCGCCATGATGGACCCCAACGGGAGTTGCAGTGAACAGGACGACCTGGACATCTCCCTAGATAACCTGAACCAGCTCATTCTGGAACTGGACCCCACGTTTGATCCCATCTACTTCAACAAGAGGTCCCAGTCCAGCAGCCTCCACACAG atgACTTCTCTCCAGATGAAGACGTCTCCAGCTGTGTGGCCAGAGGCTGTGCTCCAAGGCACATCTCCacctccgtctccccctcctgCAGCATTCCCATCCCACTGTCCTCTGCTTCTGGCTCCAGGTGCAGCCCCCAAGGCTCCCTGGTGTTCTCTGATGCCTCCTCTCGCCCCCCACTGCCATGTGGAAGTGTGGTCCGCCGGCGGCTGCCCTCGACGCAGGGAGGCGAGGCGGGCATGTGTTCATCCCCAGTCACCCTGCGCATGTCACACTCTCACAGGAACAGTGCCGTCTCGATGATCTCCACGTCGCCCGGCTCAGAAACCAGTTACATGATGGGCAG CTATCAGTCCTTGCTCAGTGACAGTGAAGGCGACAGCCCcgagtctctcctcctctaccgcACGTCCAGCTCCTACAGCGACGTGTCCAGGTCCTCGACCAGGCCGTTCACCAACAAGCGTTCGCCAACTGGCCCATCACCACTCGGCCACTTCCAGGGGATCCACAGCAGCCCTGCCTCCCTGGCCGGTTCACTGACAGACATCCCTGTGGTGTTGGTCAACGGAGCCCCAGAGCGGGTGCTCAGCCCACAGTCACCTCCAGAGGCAAtggtcccagacagacagatcaagCAGAGGCCCAGCTCCAGGCCATCCTCGCCATCTCCCTCTCACT CTTTGCAAGGCCATTTTCAAGGCAACCAGCACTCCATGAAGTTTGTCATGGACACCTCTCAGTTCTGGTTCCGTCCACACATCAACAGAGTTCAGG CTGAGGCTATAGTGATAGATAAGGAGCCGGGGACATTCGTGGTGAGAGACAGCACGTCCTTCAGAGGCTCCTTTGGGCTGGCTATGAAGGTGGACCAGGCGCCCGTCAACATATCCCCTACTGGCCAACCAG TGGAGGGCAGCTCAGATCTCGTGAGGCACTTTCTCATTGAATCGTCGGCCAAGGGCGTCCGTATCAAGGGCTCCTCACAGGAACCGTACTTTG GTAGTCTGTCTGCCCTGGTCTTCCAACACACCGTCACTCCGTATGCCCTACCCTGCAAACTTCTGCTCCAGTCACATG ATCTGAACAAAGGACAGGAGGAAACAAATGACAGGTCAGCACCAGAAGACAAGACCAAGACAG CTTGCAATTTCCTCTACCTGAGTGCAATCCCCACTGAGACGTTGACAGGGCCGTGTGCTGTACAAAAGGCTGTGTCCTCCACCTTCACGATGGACCTGAGCACCATCACACCCACCATAGTCAACCTGAAGGTGTCACCCAAAGGTGTCACCTTGACAGACATCCAGAGAAA ACTTTTCTTCAGACGTCATTACCCTGCACACATGCTCAGCTACAGTGGTGAAGATCCAGACAAGAGACT GTGGCACAAGAGTTCCAAACCAGCAAG GATATTTGGTATAGTGGCAAAGGGCACTGAAGCGGGTAGGGAGAATGTGTGCCACGTCTTCGCAGAATACGACCCTCTTCAGCCCTGTAATCCGACCATTGAGTTGACACAGGGCATAATTTTCAAATCATAA